One Scophthalmus maximus strain ysfricsl-2021 chromosome 9, ASM2237912v1, whole genome shotgun sequence genomic region harbors:
- the LOC118319846 gene encoding paired box protein Pax-5-like isoform X1, which yields MEVHFGQVPLTVTHRHGGVNQLGGVFINGRPLPHVVRQRIVELAQLGVRPCEISRSLRVSHGCVSKILARYNETGSIRPGVIGGSKPKVATPRVVQMILHWKHTNPTLFAWEIRDRLVLERVCDHVSVPSISSINRIIRSKVQSECCEVVSSASSVAMGTGQSSESTYSISGILGIRKCGRKYKEAASVQGPGILHVVSLSHGHNSPGRDFSCFMYHNQPRSCSDPWGQTDTRLTPVSGLTFYPSLQSNHNPDQIGSPCYRS from the exons atggAAGTGCACTTTGGACAGGTGCCGCTCACCGTTACGCACA GGCACGGCGGGGTGAACCAGCTCGGCGGAGTCTTCATCAACGGGCGCCCGTTACCGCACGTGGTGAGACAGCGCATTGTGGAGCTTGCGCAACTGGGCGTGCGTCCCTGCGAGATCTCCCGCAGCCTGCGCGTCAGCCACGGCTGTGTCAGCAAAATACTGGCCAG GTACAATGAGACAGGCAGCATCAGACCGGGAGTGATCGGCGGCTCCAAGCCCAAAGTGGCCACTCCTCGGGTTGTGCAAATGATCCTGCATTGGAAACATACCAACCCCACCCTGTTTGCCTGGGAGATCAGAGACCGGCTGGTGCTGGAGCGAGTGTGTGACCATGTCAGCGTGCCCAGCATCAGTTCCATCAACAG AATCATAAGAAGCAAAGTCCAATCTGAGTGCTGTGAAGTTG TGTCATCAGCATCatctgttgccatgggaacagGCCAGTCCTCTGAGTCCACTTATTCCATCAGTGGGATTCTTGGAATCAGAAAATGTGGCAGGAAATATAAAGAAG cTGCTTCCGTCCAGGGTCCTGGTATTCTACATGTTGTCTCGCTGTCACACGGTCACAACTCACCGG GCCGGGACTTCTCCTGCTTCATGTACCACAATCAGCCGCGTTCCTGTAGTGACCCCTGGGGACAGACTGATACCCGCCTTACCCCCGTGTCTGGCCTGACCTTTTACCCCAGCCTGCAATCTAATCATAATCCAGACCAGATCG GTTCTCCGTGTTATCGCAGCTGA
- the LOC118319846 gene encoding paired box protein Pax-5-like isoform X2 produces the protein MEVHFGQVPLTVTHRHGGVNQLGGVFINGRPLPHVVRQRIVELAQLGVRPCEISRSLRVSHGCVSKILARYNETGSIRPGVIGGSKPKVATPRVVQMILHWKHTNPTLFAWEIRDRLVLERVCDHVSVPSISSINRIIRSKVQSECCEVVSSASSVAMGTGQSSESTYSISGILGIRKCGRKYKEGRDFSCFMYHNQPRSCSDPWGQTDTRLTPVSGLTFYPSLQSNHNPDQIGSPCYRS, from the exons atggAAGTGCACTTTGGACAGGTGCCGCTCACCGTTACGCACA GGCACGGCGGGGTGAACCAGCTCGGCGGAGTCTTCATCAACGGGCGCCCGTTACCGCACGTGGTGAGACAGCGCATTGTGGAGCTTGCGCAACTGGGCGTGCGTCCCTGCGAGATCTCCCGCAGCCTGCGCGTCAGCCACGGCTGTGTCAGCAAAATACTGGCCAG GTACAATGAGACAGGCAGCATCAGACCGGGAGTGATCGGCGGCTCCAAGCCCAAAGTGGCCACTCCTCGGGTTGTGCAAATGATCCTGCATTGGAAACATACCAACCCCACCCTGTTTGCCTGGGAGATCAGAGACCGGCTGGTGCTGGAGCGAGTGTGTGACCATGTCAGCGTGCCCAGCATCAGTTCCATCAACAG AATCATAAGAAGCAAAGTCCAATCTGAGTGCTGTGAAGTTG TGTCATCAGCATCatctgttgccatgggaacagGCCAGTCCTCTGAGTCCACTTATTCCATCAGTGGGATTCTTGGAATCAGAAAATGTGGCAGGAAATATAAAGAAG GCCGGGACTTCTCCTGCTTCATGTACCACAATCAGCCGCGTTCCTGTAGTGACCCCTGGGGACAGACTGATACCCGCCTTACCCCCGTGTCTGGCCTGACCTTTTACCCCAGCCTGCAATCTAATCATAATCCAGACCAGATCG GTTCTCCGTGTTATCGCAGCTGA
- the LOC118319845 gene encoding zinc finger CCHC domain-containing protein 7-like, giving the protein MDFKQTEEGDGGEAGAFVEDYCSSDDDGGAIGIGDQKHQSSCKQAAGLSGESSPPLLLAFSITSGRALEGSSPGTASQEEEEEEEDREQPVEEWMILGGEEQVGDSSIHLNLGYWSSSEEESGVEDPNVKSVKDTWAVSEKDKWGSDQSLSSRYFVPGRYLTCNICNRTGHLAKSCYYHKKCPTCVLCGIQGHIQRDCPCRPCPICGLPLHGLRPCEKPPIWNQLCQRCGMTGHLSDNCPDTWRQYHLTIRLEVPLRPWRVNTTLKHKRCFAYCYNCSKRGHYGFECTKSRMTSGTFPTLPHVYHYDTVEEILQQHTKMQKRVKERAGAGSEQYLSEATGEICDENQPVQARSRIKQETCSRAGRRKTWPERRRERQEVKRLRREAQARREGGLLGRSRGNYDDEACQTDPFKSPCHGHRLSTSPPQKKKRDEAGCSRSRKSREAQRWKRRGGLKRGDLYPHSDVDIRGENFLSPKQRVRHRRR; this is encoded by the exons ATGGACTTCAAGCAAACTGAGGAGGGAGATGGTGGTGAGGCCGGTGCCTTCGTTGAGGACTACTGTAGTTCAGACGATGATGGAGGAGCGATCGGGATAGGTGACCAGAAACATCAGAGCAGCTGCAAACAAGCTGCGGGACTCAGCGGGGaaagctctcctcctcttctcctggcCTTCTCCATCACCTCTGGACGGGCTCTGGAGGGCAGCAGCCCCGGCACCGCctcccaggaggaggaggaggaggaggaggaccgcgAGCAGCCCGTCGAGGAGTGGATGAtcctgggaggagaggagcaagtGGGAGACTCGAGCATTCATCTCAACCTGGGCTACTGGAGCAGCTCCGAGGAGGAGTCTGGTGTCGAAG ATCCAAATGTGAAGTCGGTTAAAGATACTTGGGCTGTATCAGAGAAAGACAAG TGGGGCTCTGATCAGTCTCTGTCCAGCCGTTATTTTGTGCCCGGTCGTTATCTGACCTGTAACATCTGCAACAGGACAGGACACCTTGCCAAAAGCTGCTACTACCATAAG aaATGTCCCACCTGTGTTCTTTGTGGGATCCAGGGCCACATCCAGAGGGACTGTCCGTGCCGACCCTGCCCCATCTGTGGGCTGCCTTTACACGGCCTCAGGCCCTGTGAAAAGCCCCCAATATGGAACCAGCTCTGCCAGCGCTGTGGGATGACAGGACACCTCTCGGAT AACTGCCCTGATACTTGGCGACAATACCACTTGACG ATCCGGTTGGAGGTTCCTCTCAGGCCATGGAGAGTCAATACCACCCTCAAACATAAGAGATGCTTTGCTTATTGTTACAACTGCTCTAAGAGAGGACATTATGGCTTT GAGTGCACTAAGAGTAGGATGACCAGTGGGACTTTTCCTACTCTGCCTCATGTTTACCACTATGACACCGTGGAAGAAATCCTCCAGCAACATACAAAGATGCAGAAAAGAGTCAAAG AGCGTGCGGGTGCTGGATCTGAGCAGTATTTGTCTGAAGCAACAGGTGAGATTTGTGATGAGAATCAGCCAGTCCAGGCGAGGAGCAGGATAAAGCAGGAGACATGCAGCCGAGCCGGCAGGAGGAAGACGTGGCCAGAGAGgcgcagagagagacaggaggtgAAGAGACTAAGGAGAGAGGCCCAAGCCAGACGAGAAGGAGGACTACTGGGGAGGTCTCGGGGTAATTATGATGACGAAGCATGCCAAACAGACCCCTTCAAGTCCCCCTGTCATGGTCACCGGCTGTCCACATCCCctccacagaagaagaagagggatgaGGCAGGTTGTAGTAGGagcaggaagagcagagaggcaCAGcggtggaagaggagaggagggttgAAACGTGGGGATTTATATCCTCACAGTGATGTGGACATCAGAGGTGAAAACTTTCTCTCTCCAAAGCAAAGAGTACGCCACAGAAGACGATAA
- the LOC118320066 gene encoding uncharacterized protein LOC118320066 yields the protein MAAATCRRCLHDTRRFKDHDDDDDDDDDDVCPRGRSPSSCDVAHLLLVCRKYELMSRDSQAEPQSQKGHSDKWLKMICLLLFLLAVTFLMAAVGKEEENDAQDYDADIFLPSKALWLLGSLLFWTVWLLLRLLQMFLWSIKGLLWFVSVSMSPLCRCVSFLLSHVLLLLPYLCDAVYFATACPLYVCGMCIIVVLALFNFTSVKSNIQRFCM from the exons atggcagcagcaacatgtcGCCGCTGTCTCCACGACACGAGGCGCTTTAAagaccacgacgacgacgacgacgatgatgatgatgatgtttgtcCACGGGGTCGATCCCCCAGCAGCTGTGACGTGGCTCATTTATTGCTCGTCTGCAGGAAGTACGAGCTAATGTCACGTGACTCCCAG GCTGAACCACAGAGCCAAAAGGGGCATAGTGACAAATGGCTGAAGATGATCTGTCTGCTACTTTTCCTCCTGGCGGTCACTTTTCTCA TGGCAGCAGTgggcaaggaggaggagaacgatgCACAAGACTAT GACGCCGACATCTTTCTTCCATCCAAAGCGCTGTGGTTGCTGGGCTCGCTGCTGTTCTGGACCGTTTGGTtgctcctccgtctcctccagaTGTTCCTCTGGTCGATCAAAGGGCTGCTGTGGTTCGTCTCCGTGTCCATGTCCCCGCTGTGTCGCTGTGTGTCCTTCCTTCTGTCccatgtcctgctgctgcttccttaCTTATGTGACGCTGTCTATTTTGCTACCGCCTGCCCTCTGTATGTTTGTGGCATGTGTATCATTGTCGTATTGGCACTGTTCAACTTCACCAGCGTCAAGTCAAACATACAAAGGTTTTGCATGTAG
- the ankrd13d gene encoding ankyrin repeat domain-containing protein 13D isoform X2: MDHDAFPLHVLVWNNQYLELDRELQKNEQDAARLDPRGRTPLELAVCLGHLESARVLLRHAADPTHCSSQGWTILQEAVSTGDPELVQLVLQYRDFKRATERLAGIPELLSKLRQAKDFYVEMKWEFTSWVPLVSKVCPSDVYRVWKSGSCLRVDTTLLGFEHMTWLKGRRSYIFKGGDEGAVVMEVDHEKQVVYTEPLVLSPRDAPSLLAAMQPSQENTAQRLTSPIVSTHLNTRNIAFERNKSGIWGWRSEKSEMVSGYEAKVYSATNVELVTRSRTEHLSDQDKSRSKGSKTPLQSFLGIAEQHTAHNGSNVSQCASPHNPTDITADEYFNPEFNLNGRDIGRPVELTSKVQRFKATLWLSESHPLSLAEQVTPIIDLMAISNAHFAKLRDFITLRLPPGFPVKIEIPLFHVLNARVTFGNLCGCDEPVSSVTVHQPESSGEAGHSPPPFQCEVDPSVFEPPPDYTTLGPGRSEPMRDEDDNLLQFAIQQSLLDAGTESDQVTIWEALTNSRPVPQSPLYEEDSQLERAIQESLSISLASREGEDAADPSQPSSISPMDPTANSPLPYSTGTEPQLSGHLGAASSFDEQLRMAMELSCKEHEEMDRKQKEEDEELERILQLSLTEK, encoded by the exons ATGGATCACGACGCGTTCCCTCTGCACGTCCTGGTCTGGAACAATCAGTACCTGGAGCTCGACCGAGAGCTGCAGAAAAATGAG CAGGATGCGGCGCGCCTGGATCCGAGGGGGCGCACCCCGCTGGAGCTCGCGGTGTGCCTCGGCCACCTGGAGTCGGCCCGGGTGCTGCTCAGACACGCCGCAGACCCGACACACTGCAGCTCGCAGGGCTGGACCA TCTTGCAGGAGGCGGTGAGCACCGGGGACCCCGAGCTGGTTCAGCTGGTGCTTCAGTACAGAGACTTCAAACGAGCCACCGAGAGACTGGCGGGCATCCCAGAGCTGCTCAGCAAACTGAGACAG GCGAAGGACTTCTATGTGGAGATGAAGTGGGAGTTCACCAGTTGGG TGCCTCTGGTGTCCAAGGTTTGTCCCAGTGACGTCTACCGGGTGTGGAAGAGCGGCTCGTGCCTCCGCGTGGACACCACCCTCCTGGGCTTTGAACACATGACCTGGCTGAAAGGACGACGCAGCTATATCTTCAAGGGCGGAG ATGAAGGGGcggtggtgatggaggtggacCACGAGAAGCAGGTGGTGTACACGGAGCCGCTCGTGTTGTCGCCTCGTGACGCACCCTCCCTCCTGGCAGCCATGCAACCGTCGCAGGAGAACACGGCACAGAGGCTGACGTCGCCCATCGTATCCACGCACCTCAACACACGCAACATTGCCTTTGAGCG GAACAAGTCGGGAATCTGGGGCTGGCGTTCGGAGAAGAGCGAGATGGTCAGCGGTTACGAAGCCAAG GTCTACAGTGCCACAAATGTGGAGCTGGTGACGCGGTCAAGGACTGAGCATCTATCAGACCAGGACAAGTCGAGAAGCAAAG GCTCAAAGACTCCTCTGCAGTCCTTCCTGGGGATTGCTGAACAGCACACAGCTCACAATGGG agtAACGTGTCCCAGTGTGCCAGCCCTCACAACCCCACAGACATCACAGCTGACGAATACTTCAACCCAGAGTTCAACCTGAATGGCCGCGACATCGGACGTCCCGTCGAGCTTACCAGCAAAGTCCAGAG GTTTAAAGCGACCCTCTGGCTGAGTGAGTCTCACCCTCTGTCCCTGGCCGAGCAGGTGACGCCCATCATCGACCTCATGGCCATCTCCAATGCCCACTTCGCAAAGCTGCGTGACTTCATAACTCTACGCCTGCCGCCAGGCTTCCCCGTCAAGATAG AGATTCCCCTGTTTCACGTCTTGAATGCCAGAGTGACCTTCGGTAACTTATGCGGCTGCGATGAGCCGGTCAGCTCGGTGACGGTTCATCAACCAGAGAGCTCCGGAGAGGCTG GtcactctccccctcccttccaATGTGAGGTGGACCCTTCGGTGTTTGAGCCCCCTCCAGACTACACCACCCTCGGCCCGGGCCGCAGCGAGCCAATGAGGGACGAAGATGACAACCTGCTGCAGTTCGCCATCCAGCAGAGTCTGCTGGACGCGGGTACAGAGAgtgaccag GTGACCATCTGGGAGGCCTTGACCAACAGCCGCCCAGTGCCTCAGTCTCCACTGTACGAGGAAGACTCCCAGTTGGAGAG GGCGATCCAGGAGTCTCTGTCCATCTCACTGgccagcagagagggagaagacgcGGCTGACCCCAGCCAGCCCTCCTCTATCTCCCCGATGGATCCCACTGCCAATTCCCCGCTCCCCTACAGCACGGGGACCGAGCCACAGTTGTCAGGACACCTTGGCGCGGCGTCGAGCTTCGACGAGCAGCTGCGCATGGCCATGGAGCTGTCGTGCAAGGAGCATGAGGAAATGGACAG GAAGCAgaaggaggaagacgaggagctGGAGCGGATCCTACAGCTGTCACTCACCGAGAAGTAA
- the ankrd13d gene encoding ankyrin repeat domain-containing protein 13D isoform X1, producing the protein MDHDAFPLHVLVWNNQYLELDRELQKNEQDAARLDPRGRTPLELAVCLGHLESARVLLRHAADPTHCSSQGWTILQEAVSTGDPELVQLVLQYRDFKRATERLAGIPELLSKLRQAKDFYVEMKWEFTSWVPLVSKVCPSDVYRVWKSGSCLRVDTTLLGFEHMTWLKGRRSYIFKGGDEGAVVMEVDHEKQVVYTEPLVLSPRDAPSLLAAMQPSQENTAQRLTSPIVSTHLNTRNIAFERNKSGIWGWRSEKSEMVSGYEAKVYSATNVELVTRSRTEHLSDQDKSRSKGSKTPLQSFLGIAEQHTAHNGSNVSQCASPHNPTDITADEYFNPEFNLNGRDIGRPVELTSKVQRFKATLWLSESHPLSLAEQVTPIIDLMAISNAHFAKLRDFITLRLPPGFPVKIEIPLFHVLNARVTFGNLCGCDEPVSSVTVHQPESSGEAGHSPPPFQCEVDPSVFEPPPDYTTLGPGRSEPMRDEDDNLLQFAIQQSLLDAGTESDQVTIWEALTNSRPVPQSPLYEEDSQLERAIQESLSISLASREGEDAADPSQPSSISPMDPTANSPLPYSTGTEPQLSGHLGAASSFDEQLRMAMELSCKEHEEMDRKQKEEDEELERILQLSLTEKYFMCLSHTRPATGKCKGPEYKK; encoded by the exons ATGGATCACGACGCGTTCCCTCTGCACGTCCTGGTCTGGAACAATCAGTACCTGGAGCTCGACCGAGAGCTGCAGAAAAATGAG CAGGATGCGGCGCGCCTGGATCCGAGGGGGCGCACCCCGCTGGAGCTCGCGGTGTGCCTCGGCCACCTGGAGTCGGCCCGGGTGCTGCTCAGACACGCCGCAGACCCGACACACTGCAGCTCGCAGGGCTGGACCA TCTTGCAGGAGGCGGTGAGCACCGGGGACCCCGAGCTGGTTCAGCTGGTGCTTCAGTACAGAGACTTCAAACGAGCCACCGAGAGACTGGCGGGCATCCCAGAGCTGCTCAGCAAACTGAGACAG GCGAAGGACTTCTATGTGGAGATGAAGTGGGAGTTCACCAGTTGGG TGCCTCTGGTGTCCAAGGTTTGTCCCAGTGACGTCTACCGGGTGTGGAAGAGCGGCTCGTGCCTCCGCGTGGACACCACCCTCCTGGGCTTTGAACACATGACCTGGCTGAAAGGACGACGCAGCTATATCTTCAAGGGCGGAG ATGAAGGGGcggtggtgatggaggtggacCACGAGAAGCAGGTGGTGTACACGGAGCCGCTCGTGTTGTCGCCTCGTGACGCACCCTCCCTCCTGGCAGCCATGCAACCGTCGCAGGAGAACACGGCACAGAGGCTGACGTCGCCCATCGTATCCACGCACCTCAACACACGCAACATTGCCTTTGAGCG GAACAAGTCGGGAATCTGGGGCTGGCGTTCGGAGAAGAGCGAGATGGTCAGCGGTTACGAAGCCAAG GTCTACAGTGCCACAAATGTGGAGCTGGTGACGCGGTCAAGGACTGAGCATCTATCAGACCAGGACAAGTCGAGAAGCAAAG GCTCAAAGACTCCTCTGCAGTCCTTCCTGGGGATTGCTGAACAGCACACAGCTCACAATGGG agtAACGTGTCCCAGTGTGCCAGCCCTCACAACCCCACAGACATCACAGCTGACGAATACTTCAACCCAGAGTTCAACCTGAATGGCCGCGACATCGGACGTCCCGTCGAGCTTACCAGCAAAGTCCAGAG GTTTAAAGCGACCCTCTGGCTGAGTGAGTCTCACCCTCTGTCCCTGGCCGAGCAGGTGACGCCCATCATCGACCTCATGGCCATCTCCAATGCCCACTTCGCAAAGCTGCGTGACTTCATAACTCTACGCCTGCCGCCAGGCTTCCCCGTCAAGATAG AGATTCCCCTGTTTCACGTCTTGAATGCCAGAGTGACCTTCGGTAACTTATGCGGCTGCGATGAGCCGGTCAGCTCGGTGACGGTTCATCAACCAGAGAGCTCCGGAGAGGCTG GtcactctccccctcccttccaATGTGAGGTGGACCCTTCGGTGTTTGAGCCCCCTCCAGACTACACCACCCTCGGCCCGGGCCGCAGCGAGCCAATGAGGGACGAAGATGACAACCTGCTGCAGTTCGCCATCCAGCAGAGTCTGCTGGACGCGGGTACAGAGAgtgaccag GTGACCATCTGGGAGGCCTTGACCAACAGCCGCCCAGTGCCTCAGTCTCCACTGTACGAGGAAGACTCCCAGTTGGAGAG GGCGATCCAGGAGTCTCTGTCCATCTCACTGgccagcagagagggagaagacgcGGCTGACCCCAGCCAGCCCTCCTCTATCTCCCCGATGGATCCCACTGCCAATTCCCCGCTCCCCTACAGCACGGGGACCGAGCCACAGTTGTCAGGACACCTTGGCGCGGCGTCGAGCTTCGACGAGCAGCTGCGCATGGCCATGGAGCTGTCGTGCAAGGAGCATGAGGAAATGGACAG GAAGCAgaaggaggaagacgaggagctGGAGCGGATCCTACAGCTGTCACTCACCGAGAA ATATTTTATGTGTCTTTCACACACGAGGCCTGCTACAGGAAAGTGTAAAGGACCAGAATATAAGAAATGA